From one Streptomyces sp. N50 genomic stretch:
- a CDS encoding organic hydroperoxide resistance protein produces the protein MTDDTAATTDTAAIAVDTRPTKIMYVAEATAHGGRDGFVSSQDGQLALQVAMPPALGGDGNGTNPEQLFAAGYSSCFHNALVLVGRRAGFDLTGSTVAAKVGIGPNKQRGYGLAVALSVSLPILDPDIAAKLVDAAHEVCPYSNATRGNIDVTILLG, from the coding sequence ATGACCGACGACACCGCTGCCACCACTGACACCGCTGCCATCGCTGTCGACACCCGTCCGACGAAGATCATGTACGTCGCCGAGGCCACCGCCCACGGCGGCCGGGACGGTTTCGTCAGCAGCCAGGACGGCCAGCTCGCCCTCCAGGTCGCGATGCCCCCGGCGCTGGGCGGCGACGGCAACGGCACCAACCCCGAGCAGCTCTTCGCGGCCGGCTACAGCTCCTGCTTCCACAACGCGCTGGTCCTGGTCGGCCGCAGGGCGGGCTTCGACCTGACCGGTTCCACGGTCGCCGCGAAGGTCGGCATCGGCCCCAACAAGCAGCGCGGCTACGGCCTCGCGGTCGCCCTGAGCGTGTCCCTGCCGATCCTCGACCCGGACATCGCGGCGAAGCTGGTGGACGCGGCGCACGAGGTCTGCCCGTACTCGAACGCGACCCGCGGGAACATCGACGTCACGATCCTGCTTGGTTGA